The Drosophila teissieri strain GT53w chromosome X, Prin_Dtei_1.1, whole genome shotgun sequence genome has a segment encoding these proteins:
- the LOC122625088 gene encoding ribonucleases P/MRP protein subunit POP1 has translation MSTQKLEYDAAVGGRVTLPSHVTTYHYAAQALQEIRNLVADCQETTQRSSKLIFQTLPKHMRRRAMSHHPKRLPRKYRQAHKSQMGKGGNQPVNGKRPSRKYRRRPKNLMREYVRRQRRHVWLETHIWHAKRFHMVDRWGHRLPYASCDKTYRACYRASAEHCLLQDISFYGCVELRGPLDVLREGFARLTSPQCGLGITARTFLSGRREGSVEIFEDGRYPHGALQRASFMWRPRREEAYEEQADHTLWLWLHPSGAQAVLNQLLSVFQLKSTRQQKLPLNEAMNKETMDVDKREPVELSKETSPGKKSSKKKPEQKPLRFWTKTKAFELQPSYSNSDGTLHLVLLQREFNRFRLTGPRAQKVLLASLRPQQLEEVQDQANYCQAALQLSSPAELLSNLVMGHLVVDPRLQRPKKRTKADEKVEQPPSAGDLLVNQPKSLPESPLWSKEARERLAKGIMSTHKYDQLRQQHAVVPGAPCAFEQQMQALPVILIQRPGSQDSRYKRLAYGCGWDVIAPAGYGMALWLTLTMWGARPGGLRELDSVARESGAEIHLPDTLAGVQKAAASADELRARYFRMPPNKRTNYRKLAVVSPFSAPWKHLVRDWRASFSPASEGSSFHVLRHRQQLEEIAECIRHRSPLPQTLPEDAIIQIQVQLLSRGHVKDNALICLPTAADHKQRWRQLKHNDQAPVHVEPPQPDLNEQPRKDLRQSHKLKLKRLRSRRVREKRRLQETATKRVHIRPANTAHLVRAQLQEMCRLWLPTDPAEMRDSVRRQCNRQVFGYVSTAGFSFTEALVCAVGYVTPAGLQQLIGELPKCKGNRKQPPLMCLVRDPDSRDYRWASFQINLNVASPAF, from the exons ATGAGCACCCAGAAGCTGGAGTACGATGCTGCGGTGGGCGGCCGGGTCACACTGCCGTCGCACGTGACCACGTACCATTATGCGGCACAGGCGCTGCAGGAAATTCGCAATTTGGTGGCCGACTGCCAGGAGACGACGCAGCGGAGTAGCAAGCTAATCTTCCAGACGCTGCCCAAGCACATGCGACGCCGCGCCATGTCGCACCACCCGAAGCGGCTGCCGCGCAAGTACCGCCAGGCGCACAAGTCCCAGATGGGCAAGGGCGGCAATCAGCCGGTGAACGGGAAGCGGCCATCGAGGAAGTACCGCCGGCGACCCAAGAACCTGATGCGGGAGTACGTTCGCCGGCAGAGGCGACACGTCTGGCTGGAGACGCACATCTGGCACGCGAAGCGATTCCACATGGTCGACCGCTGGGGCCACCGGTTGCCCTACGCCAGCTGCGACAAGACCTACCGCGCCTGCTATCGCGCCAGCGCCGAGCACTGTCTGCTGCAGGACATCTCCTTCTACGGTTGCGTGGAGCTGCGCGGACCCTTGGACGTGCTACGCGAAGGTTTCGCCCGGCTAACCAGTCCGCAATGTGGTTTGGGGATCACGGCCCGAACTTTTCTGAGCGGACGACGCGAGGGCAGCGTGGAGATATTTGAGGATGGCCGGTATCCGCATGGAGCTCTGCAGCGGGCCAGCTTCATGTGGCGGCCGCGGCGGGAGGAGGCATATGAGGAACAGGCGGATCACACGCTCTGGCTGTGGCTGCATCCCAGTGGCGCTCAAGCCGTGCTAAATCAGCTGCTTAGCGTGTTCCAGCTAAAGTCCACGAGGCAACAAAAGCTGCCTTTGAACGAGGCTATGAATAAGGAAACTATGGATGTGGATAAGAGGGAGCCAGTGGAGTTGTCCAAGGAAACATCGCCTGGCAAGAAAAGCTCCAAGAAGAAGCCGGAACAGAAACCCCTACGCTTCTGGACAAAAACCAAAGCATTCGAACTACAGCCTAGCTACTCCAATTCCGATGGCACCCTCCatttggtgctgctgcagcgggAGTTCAATCGCTTCCGCTTGACAGGACCTCGAGCCCAAAAAGTTCTACTTGCCAGCTTACGTCCGCAACAACTAGAGGAAGTCCAGGATCAAGCCAACTACTGCCAGGCAGCCTTGCAGCTGAGCTCGCCAGCCGAACTGCTCTCCAATCTGGTGATGGGTCACCTTGTGGTGGATCCGCGTCTGCAGCGGCCGAAGAAGCGCACGAAAGCAGACGAAAAAGTGGAACAGCCACCCTCCGCCGGTGATCTTCTCGTAAATCAGCCAAAGAGTCTGCCGGAGAGTCCACTGTGGAGCAAGGAGGCGAGAGAGCGACTGGCCAAGGGCATCATGTCAACGCACAAGTACGACCAGCTGCGGCAACAACATGCCGTGGTGCCAGGAGCTCCATGTGCCTTCGAGCAGCAAATGCAGGCGCTTCCCGTAATTCTTATTCAACGACCAGGATCTCAGGACTCCAGATACAAGAGATTGGCCTACGGCTGCGGCTGGGATGTGATTGCCCCGGCCGGATACGGCATGGCCCTCTGGCTCACACTCACCATGTGGGGCGCCAGGCCCGGCGGACTGCGAGAACTGGATTCGGTGGCTAGGGAGTCGGGCGCCGAGATTCATTTGCCAGATACATTAGCTG GAGTTCAAAAAGCTGCTGCTTCGGCGGATGAGCTGCGCGCCCGCTACTTCCGCATGCCGCCCAACAAACGCACCAATTATCGAAAGCTGGCCGTAGTCAGTCCGTTTAGTGCTCCCTGGAAGCATCTAGTGCGCGACTGGCGTGCCTCGTTCAGTCCTGCGAGCGAGGGATCATCGTTCCATGTGCTGCGGCATcgccagcagctggaggagattgCCGAGTGCATTCGACATCGCAGCCCACTGCCACAGACTCTTCCCGAGGACGCCATCATCCAGATCCAAGTTCAATTGCTATCCCGCGGCCATGTGAAGGACAACGCCCTGATTTGCCTGCCCACGGCGGCGGATCACAAGCAGCGTTGGAGGCAGCTAAAGCACAACGACCAGGCCCCCGTTCACGTGGAGCCACCGCAGCCGGACCTGAATGAACAGCCGCGCAAGGATCTACGCCAGAGTCacaagctgaagctgaagcgaTTGCGGTCGCGGAGGGTGCGCGAGAAGCGGCGCCTTCAGGAGACTGCCACCAAACGTGTCCACATACGGCCGGCAAACACGGCTCATCTGGTACGCGCTCAGCTGCAGGAGATGTGCCGCCTGTGGCTGCCCACCGATCCGGCGGAGATGCGGGACAGTGTGCGGCGCCAGTGCAATCGCCAAGTCTTCGGTTACGTGAGCACGGCCGGCTTCAGCTTCACGGAGGCACTCGTCTGTGCAGTTGGCTATGTGACACCCGCCGGTCTGCAGCAGCTCATCGGGGAGCTTCCCAAATGCAAGGGCAACCGCAAGCAGCCGCCGCTGATGTGCCTGGTGCGCGATCCGGATAGCCGCGACTACCGCTGGGCCAGCTTCCAGATCAATCTGAATGTGGCCAGTCCAGCCTTTTGA
- the LOC122625089 gene encoding myosin-2 essential light chain isoform X2, whose translation MAAYTEDQLAEFQEAFNLFDNRGDGKIQLSQVGECLRALGQNPTESDVKKCTHQLKPDERISFEVFLPIYQAISKARSGDTADDFIEGLRHFDKDASGYISSAELRHLLTTLGEKLTDEEVEQLLANMEDQQGNINYEEFVRMVMSG comes from the exons ATG GCCGCTTACACCGAGGATCAGTTGGCTG AATTCCAGGAGGCCTTCAACCTGTTCGACAACCGCGGCGATGGCAAGATCCAGCTGAGCCAGGTGGGCGAGTGCCTGAGGGCCCTGGGCCAGAACCCCACCGAGTCGGACGTGAAGAAGTGCACCCACCAGCTGAAGCCCGACGAGCGCATCTCGTTCGAGGTGTTCCTGCCCATCTACCAGGCGATCTCGAAGGCTCGCTCGGGCGACACGGCCGATGACTTCATCGAGGGACTGCGTCACTTCGACAAGGACGCCAGCGGGTACATCTCCTCCGCGGAGCTGCGCCACCTGCTGACCACGCTGGGTGAGAAGCTCACCGacgaggaggtggagcagctgctggccaacatGGAGGACCAGCAGGGCAACATCAATTACGAGGAGTTCGTGCGCATGGTCATGAGCGGTTAG
- the LOC122625089 gene encoding myosin-2 essential light chain isoform X1 — translation MYYYTAHVKQTFTTLEEFQEAFNLFDNRGDGKIQLSQVGECLRALGQNPTESDVKKCTHQLKPDERISFEVFLPIYQAISKARSGDTADDFIEGLRHFDKDASGYISSAELRHLLTTLGEKLTDEEVEQLLANMEDQQGNINYEEFVRMVMSG, via the exons ATGTATTACTACACGGCGCACGTGAAGCAAACCTTTACCACACTGGAAG AATTCCAGGAGGCCTTCAACCTGTTCGACAACCGCGGCGATGGCAAGATCCAGCTGAGCCAGGTGGGCGAGTGCCTGAGGGCCCTGGGCCAGAACCCCACCGAGTCGGACGTGAAGAAGTGCACCCACCAGCTGAAGCCCGACGAGCGCATCTCGTTCGAGGTGTTCCTGCCCATCTACCAGGCGATCTCGAAGGCTCGCTCGGGCGACACGGCCGATGACTTCATCGAGGGACTGCGTCACTTCGACAAGGACGCCAGCGGGTACATCTCCTCCGCGGAGCTGCGCCACCTGCTGACCACGCTGGGTGAGAAGCTCACCGacgaggaggtggagcagctgctggccaacatGGAGGACCAGCAGGGCAACATCAATTACGAGGAGTTCGTGCGCATGGTCATGAGCGGTTAG
- the LOC122624079 gene encoding N-chimaerin encodes MPRNTEAGASSAVTGGSGASGGVGGAPEPSSPVQKVWKPELYKLQLEAPAPCPLRCQRTLPLPPAKSTAEAVEANNMAGRLYGSEYHGLMGHLEAEQLLANARDGSYFVRRSPQSDGYYTLSLRFNKRPKHYKLLYKPGVGHYLRGQDKRFDTVHDMVADGLINFHMQLHASPIIQQINQQTKNCYQQSPYMTLNGRKLRALSNELGKATAKESPPAEETEQKQEELPPPAVDPMPLVYEKPHHFKVHTFKGLNWCEFCANFLWGFTAQGVKCEACGFVAHSKCSELVPPKCVPDLKRIRGVFGTDLTTMVQLEPHHQIPFVVRRCVEEVEARGMLQEGIYRVSGFADEIEALKLALDREGEKTDMSETAYGNVNVIAGTLKLYLRLLPVPLITFQAYPSFMAAGRTAKQTEQRQLMAEAVRRLPPAHHRCLQYMLEHLKRVASHYAVNKMNEHNLATVFAPTLIATPQHMTNLTEEIFMLSSLITHCKTIFAPS; translated from the exons ATGCCCCGGAACACGGAGGCGGGCGCCAGCAGTGCGGTTACCGGCGGATCTGGTGCATCCGGCGGAGTAGGCGGTGCCCCCGAGCCCAGTTCTCCGGTTCAGAAGGTTTGGAAGCCGGAAT TGTACAAACTGCAGCTGGAGGCACCGGCCCCATGCCCATTGCGCTGCCAGCGAACACTGCCCCTTCCGCCGGCGAAGAGCACGGCGGAGGCCGTGGAGGCCAACAACATGGCGGGCAGGCTGTACGGCTCCGAGTACCATGGCCTGATGGGCCACCTGGAggcggagcagctgctggccaacgCCCGCGACGGCAGCTACTTTGTCCGCCGGAGCCCGCAGTCCGATGGCTACTACACGCTGAGCCTGCGGTTCAACAAGCGACCCAAGCACTACAAGCTGCTCTATAAGCCCGGCGTGGGACACTATCTGCGCGGCCAGGACAAGCGCTTCGACACGGTGCACGACATGGTCGCCGACGGGCTGATCAACTTTCACATGCAGCTCCACGCCAGCCCCATCATCCAGCAGATTAACCAGCAGACCAAGAACTGCTACCAGCAGAGCCCCTACATGACCTTAAATGGCCGGAAACTGAGGGCTCTGTCCAATGAGCTGGGCAAGGCCACCGCAAAGGAATCCCCGCCAGCCGAGGAGAcggagcagaagcaggaggagctACCACCGCCTGCCGTGGATCCCATGCCGCTGGTCTACGAGAAGCCGCATCACTTCAAG GTGCACACCTTTAAGGGACTCAACTGGTGCGAGTTCTGCGCCAACTTCTTGTGGGGATTCACGGCCCAGGGCGTCAAGTGTGAGGCCTGCGGCTTTGTGGCGCACAGCAAGTGCTCCGAACTGGTGCCGCCCAAGTGTGTGCCGGATCTGAAGCGCATACGCGGCGTATTCGGCACGGACCTGACCACCATGGTGCAGCTGGAGCCGCACCATCAGATACCCTTTGTGGTGCGCCGCTgcgtggaggaggtggaggccCGCGGCATGCTGCAGGAGGGGATTTACCGCGTGTCCGGCTTCGCCGACGAGATCGAGGCCCTCAAACTCGCCCTGGATCGCGAGGGCGAGAAGACGGACATGTCGGAGACGGCGTACGGCAATGTGAACGTAATTGCCGGCACGCTGAAGCTCTATCTGCGCCTGCTACCCGTGCCGCTCATCACATTCCAGGCGTATCCCAGCTTCATGGCAGCAGGAC GCACCGCCAAGCAGAcggagcagcggcagctgatGGCGGAGGCAGTGCGTCGCCTGCCGCCCGCCCATCACAGGTGTCTGCAGTACATGCTGGAGCATCTGAAGCG GGTGGCCTCCCACTACGCCGTGAACAAGATGAACGAGCACAACCTGGCCACCGTGTTTGCGCCGACGCTGATTGCCACGCCGCAGCACATGACGAATCTGACGGAGGAGATCTTCATGCTCTCCTCGCTCATCACCCACTGCAAGACTATATTCGCCCCATCGTGA
- the LOC122624286 gene encoding uncharacterized protein LOC122624286 has product MAKEVDQNKGDNAKDKENEPSNEMPGTSKQSKSSEQIEKKLQEIKEHKPHFNNMCGCLEHLLTPVTAKAMTKKTKNTEMNPQNPDNPADQMEDCDNAAAKEGEGAAAGGQQEDTVYADTVAFEMQPDGTHKVYTTRDVVTEEEQVAPMREILADDGELIILTGDNGEVIYRPNDSVTIEVEDNRVFVVGAQENDVTYIQAEEQGAHEAQENIEGENLIEYSPVEE; this is encoded by the exons ATGGCCAAGGAGGTGGACCAAAACAAAGGCGACAACGCGAAGGACAAGGAGAACGAGCCGAGCAACGAGATGCCCGGCACATCGAAGCAGAGCAAGAGCTCCGAGCAGATTGAGAAGAAGCTGCAGGAGATCAAGGAACACAAGCCGCACTTCAACAACATGTGCGGCTGCTTGGAGCATCTACTGACTCCAGTGACGGCCAAGGCCATGACCAAGAAGACCAAGAACACGGAGAT GAATCCACAGAATCCCGATAATCCGGCAGACCAGATGGAGGACTGCGACAATGCTGCTGCCAAGGAAGGCgaaggtgctgctgctggtggtcaGCAGGAGGATACGGTGTATGCTGATACCGTGGCATTCGAGATGCAGCCGGATGGCACTCACAAGGTGTACACCACACGCGACGTGGTGaccgaggaggagcaggtggcgCCCATGCGCGAGATACTCGCCGACGATGGCGAGCTCATCATCTTGACCGGCGACAATGGGGAGGTGATCTACCGTCCCAATGACTCCGTTACCATCGAGGTCGAGGATAACCGTGTCTTCGTTGTCGGTGCCCAGGAGAATGATGTTACATACATCCAGGCCGAGGAGCAGGGGGCCCACGAGGCCCAGGAGAATATCGAGGGCGAGAACCTCATCGAGTACTCGCCGGTTGAGGAGTAG